From Streptomyces fungicidicus, one genomic window encodes:
- a CDS encoding sensor histidine kinase, with protein MDTGRPALLAGVTDWTIAAGVTALLLGSGLSGPHPDGGRELLGAALLAAGGLVLAARRRAPLVVLAVTGLCAAGHQAAGFELLAVSYLVAVYGAVRAGHRTVALAASAVLLAVLHLVALVTREGPARDVVTQARSTLEIAWLIAAFAAGEAVRQAERRAEEAERTREKTARRRADEERLRIARELHDSLTHQISVVKVQSEVAVHVARRRGERVPEALLAIQEAAREASRELRATLEALRDDDTTPPYGLDHIPHLVKRFRTTGLEATLTIEGHPRAVPAAVGRTAYRIVQESLTNAARHASATTASVVIDHRPDALAVRVDDDGRTSPDTVPAPGIGLLGMRERVTALGGRLHTGPRGTGGFTVQAELPTNGAS; from the coding sequence ATGGACACAGGGCGGCCGGCTCTCCTGGCCGGGGTCACCGACTGGACGATCGCCGCGGGAGTGACGGCGTTGCTGCTGGGCAGCGGGCTGTCCGGGCCGCATCCGGACGGAGGCCGCGAGCTGCTCGGCGCCGCGCTGCTGGCGGCCGGCGGGCTGGTGCTGGCCGCGCGCCGCCGGGCACCGCTCGTGGTACTGGCGGTCACCGGGCTGTGCGCGGCGGGCCACCAGGCGGCCGGGTTCGAACTGCTCGCCGTCTCCTACCTGGTGGCGGTCTACGGCGCGGTACGCGCCGGCCACCGTACCGTCGCGCTGGCCGCCTCCGCGGTGCTGCTGGCCGTGCTCCACCTCGTCGCCCTGGTGACCCGGGAGGGGCCCGCGCGCGACGTCGTGACGCAGGCCCGGAGCACCCTCGAAATCGCCTGGCTGATCGCCGCGTTCGCCGCCGGGGAGGCGGTGCGGCAGGCCGAGCGGCGGGCAGAGGAGGCCGAGCGCACCCGCGAGAAGACCGCGCGGCGGCGGGCCGACGAGGAGCGGCTGCGCATCGCGCGGGAGCTGCACGACTCGCTCACCCATCAGATCTCGGTCGTCAAGGTGCAGTCCGAGGTCGCCGTCCACGTCGCCCGGCGGCGCGGCGAGCGGGTGCCGGAGGCCCTGCTGGCGATCCAGGAAGCCGCCCGGGAGGCGAGCCGGGAACTGCGCGCGACCCTCGAGGCGCTGCGTGACGACGACACCACCCCGCCGTACGGACTCGACCACATTCCGCACCTCGTGAAACGGTTCCGGACGACGGGCCTGGAGGCGACCCTGACGATCGAGGGGCATCCGCGCGCCGTGCCGGCCGCGGTGGGCCGCACCGCCTACCGGATCGTCCAGGAGTCGCTCACCAACGCCGCCCGGCACGCCTCCGCCACCACCGCCTCGGTGGTGATCGACCACCGGCCGGACGCCCTCGCCGTCCGCGTCGACGACGACGGAAGGACCTCCCCGGACACCGTGCCGGCACCCGGCATCGGGCTCCTCGGGATGCGGGAACGCGTCACGGCCCTGGGCGGCCGGCTGCACACCGGGCCGCGCGGCACGGGCGGCTTCACCGTCCAGGCCGAACTTCCCACGAACGGAGCGTCGTGA
- a CDS encoding response regulator, translating to MIRVLLADDQPLIRSGFRALLDLEDDIEVVAEAADGGECLALAGKHLPDVALVDIRMPVMDGIEATRRMAADPSLAGVHVVMLTNYGMDEYVFHALRAGAAGFLVKDVLPEDFLHAVRVAARGEALLAPAITRRLIDRYVSQPPPSRAGGALEELTGREREAVALAARGLSNDEIADRMVISPATAKTHLNRAMTKLHARDRAQLVILAYESGLVTPRNR from the coding sequence GTGATCCGTGTCCTGCTGGCCGACGACCAGCCGCTCATCCGCAGCGGCTTCCGCGCGCTGCTCGACCTCGAGGACGACATCGAGGTGGTGGCCGAGGCCGCCGACGGCGGCGAGTGCCTGGCGCTCGCCGGGAAGCACCTGCCCGATGTGGCGCTCGTCGACATCCGGATGCCCGTCATGGACGGCATCGAGGCGACCCGGCGCATGGCCGCGGACCCGTCGCTGGCCGGTGTGCACGTCGTCATGCTGACCAACTACGGCATGGACGAGTACGTCTTCCACGCGCTGCGGGCCGGCGCCGCCGGCTTCCTCGTCAAGGACGTCCTCCCGGAGGACTTCCTGCACGCCGTGCGCGTCGCCGCCCGCGGTGAAGCCCTCCTCGCGCCCGCCATCACCCGCAGGCTCATCGACCGGTACGTCTCCCAGCCGCCGCCCTCCCGTGCCGGCGGCGCGCTGGAGGAGCTGACCGGCCGCGAACGCGAGGCGGTCGCCCTGGCGGCGCGGGGCCTGTCCAACGACGAGATCGCCGACCGCATGGTCATCAGCCCGGCGACCGCCAAGACCCACCTCAACCGGGCCATGACCAAGCTCCACGCCCGAGACCGCGCCCAGCTCGTGATCCTCGCCTACGAGTCCGGCCTGGTGACCCCGCGCAACCGCTGA
- a CDS encoding ABC transporter permease, translating to MTSLPLAVRDSVTMLRRNLLHARRYPSLTLNLLLTPVMLLLLFVYVFGDTMSAGIGGGPDRAAYLAYLVPGVLLMTIGSTTVGTAVSVSNDMTEGIIARFRTMAVHRGSVLIGHVVGSVLQAVVSVVLVGAVGVALGFRSTDATALEWLAALALLVLFATALTWIAVGMGLISPNVEAASNNALPLILLPLLSSAFVPLDTMPGWFRPVAEYQPFTPAIETLRGLLLGTDIGHNGWLAVAWSLGLAALGYRWSKSRFDRDPQ from the coding sequence ATGACCTCGCTCCCCCTCGCCGTACGCGACTCGGTCACCATGCTGCGCCGCAACCTGCTGCACGCCCGGCGCTACCCGTCGCTCACCCTGAACCTCCTCCTCACCCCCGTCATGCTGCTGCTGCTCTTCGTCTACGTCTTCGGCGACACCATGAGCGCCGGCATCGGCGGCGGCCCCGACCGCGCCGCCTACCTCGCCTACCTCGTCCCCGGCGTGCTGCTGATGACCATCGGCAGCACCACGGTCGGCACCGCGGTCTCCGTCTCCAACGACATGACCGAGGGCATCATCGCCCGCTTCCGCACCATGGCCGTCCACCGCGGCTCCGTGCTCATCGGGCACGTCGTCGGCAGCGTGCTCCAGGCGGTCGTCAGCGTGGTCCTGGTCGGCGCCGTCGGCGTCGCCCTCGGCTTCCGCTCCACCGACGCCACCGCCCTGGAATGGCTCGCCGCCCTCGCCCTGCTGGTCCTCTTCGCCACGGCACTCACCTGGATCGCCGTCGGCATGGGCCTGATCAGCCCGAACGTCGAGGCCGCCAGCAACAACGCCCTGCCCCTGATCCTCCTGCCGCTCCTGTCCAGCGCCTTCGTCCCGCTCGACACGATGCCCGGCTGGTTCCGGCCCGTCGCCGAGTACCAGCCCTTCACCCCGGCCATCGAGACCCTGCGCGGCCTGCTGCTCGGCACCGACATCGGCCACAACGGCTGGCTCGCGGTCGCCTGGTCCCTGGGCCTGGCCGCACTCGGCTACCGCTGGTCCAAGTCCCGCTTCGACCGCGACCCGCAGTAA